In a genomic window of Occallatibacter riparius:
- a CDS encoding TetR/AcrR family transcriptional regulator — translation MMQALSKQQLRTQETQKRLLDAADEIFVRDGYEAAQLDEIAARAGRSKGAVYTHFKSKEDLFLALFEHRTRFYVDRLMTSLHSCTTQKERLGAFRQFYVDLDHDKTWPILTLEFKLYALRHPESKERLRRAFEMSKPPQEEWNYEQMFGKLSREERADNELALTALGPIMSGLILESHFEPQMLSQKGIRRLLGRLFDALFTTR, via the coding sequence ATGATGCAAGCGCTGAGCAAACAACAGCTTCGGACTCAGGAGACGCAGAAGCGGCTTCTGGACGCGGCGGACGAGATTTTTGTGCGCGATGGCTACGAGGCCGCTCAGCTTGACGAGATCGCGGCGCGCGCCGGCCGCAGCAAGGGCGCGGTCTATACGCACTTCAAGAGCAAGGAAGATCTTTTTCTGGCTCTATTCGAGCATCGGACGCGCTTCTATGTGGACCGGCTGATGACCAGCCTCCACAGTTGCACTACGCAGAAGGAGCGTCTCGGAGCGTTTCGCCAGTTCTATGTGGACCTCGATCACGACAAGACATGGCCAATTCTTACGCTCGAGTTCAAGCTGTACGCGCTGCGGCATCCAGAATCGAAGGAGCGGCTGCGCCGGGCGTTCGAGATGTCAAAGCCGCCCCAGGAAGAGTGGAACTACGAGCAGATGTTCGGCAAGCTCAGCCGCGAGGAGAGAGCCGACAATGAACTGGCGCTGACCGCGCTGGGGCCGATCATGTCAGGACTGATTCTGGAGAGCCACTTTGAGCCGCAAATGCTTTCGCAGAAAGGCATCCGGCGGCTGCTCGGGCGGCTCTTCGATGCGCTGTTTACGACGCGGTAA
- a CDS encoding Flp family type IVb pilin produces the protein MVSSLRLLLAHLKDRFLDQSGQDLVEYALIVALLSTAVVAAERNVAVSISGAYLNLANTFSTDL, from the coding sequence ATGGTTTCCTCACTCCGACTGTTGCTTGCGCACCTGAAAGACCGGTTTCTGGACCAAAGCGGCCAGGACCTGGTCGAATACGCGTTGATCGTCGCTCTGCTTTCGACCGCCGTCGTTGCTGCGGAGCGGAATGTCGCCGTCAGCATTTCCGGCGCGTACCTGAATCTGGCGAACACGTTCAGCACTGATCTGTAG
- the miaA gene encoding tRNA (adenosine(37)-N6)-dimethylallyltransferase MiaA: MRNQDHSASGEIAPKNTGRVKGHDFSRADALLKMNGALAPEGSSSTSTAHDHPAAHSGLSKIPKPVHARPSPLVLILLGPTGSGKTALSLELADRFAGEIVSCDSVAVYRGMDLGSAKPSPEERSRAPHHLIDVADPDEPMTAGAYSRAARAALADITARAHLPIVTGGTGLYLRALTEGLFAGPQRDEDLRKRLRASATKHGSSWLHRILTRLDPSTADRIHANDTPKLIRAVEVCLAGRRPMSAVFASQDEARDPLTGYRLLRIGLNPPRQALYEHLNRRCAEMFAAGLVEEARRLLACYGRVKALDSLGYRQALSVIDGEADLPAAVAAAQQGHRNYAKRQLTWFRREPDVHWIEAFGDDPATLATVKQIVEASQCGPTP, translated from the coding sequence ATGCGCAATCAGGACCATAGCGCGAGCGGTGAAATCGCTCCGAAGAACACCGGCCGTGTGAAAGGGCACGACTTTAGTCGTGCCGATGCGCTGCTTAAAATGAATGGGGCTTTAGCCCCTGAGGGAAGTTCCTCAACCTCGACAGCTCACGATCATCCTGCAGCCCATTCAGGACTCTCAAAAATTCCGAAGCCCGTCCATGCCCGCCCCTCGCCTCTCGTCCTCATCCTTCTCGGCCCCACCGGCAGCGGCAAAACCGCCCTGTCTCTCGAACTGGCCGATCGCTTCGCCGGCGAAATCGTCAGTTGCGATTCCGTCGCCGTCTATCGCGGCATGGACCTTGGGTCCGCCAAGCCCTCGCCCGAAGAACGCTCCCGCGCGCCGCATCACCTCATCGACGTCGCCGATCCCGATGAGCCGATGACCGCCGGCGCCTACAGCCGCGCCGCCCGCGCCGCCCTCGCTGACATCACCGCGCGCGCCCATCTCCCCATCGTCACCGGTGGCACCGGCCTCTATCTTCGCGCGCTCACCGAAGGCCTCTTCGCTGGCCCGCAGCGCGACGAGGATCTCCGCAAACGCCTGCGCGCCAGCGCGACAAAACACGGCAGTTCCTGGCTCCATCGCATCCTCACGCGCCTCGACCCTTCCACCGCAGATCGCATTCACGCCAACGACACACCCAAGCTGATTCGCGCCGTCGAAGTCTGCCTGGCAGGCCGCCGGCCCATGTCGGCAGTGTTCGCGTCTCAAGACGAAGCCCGCGATCCCCTCACCGGCTACCGCCTCCTCCGCATCGGCCTCAATCCCCCACGGCAGGCCCTCTATGAACACCTCAACCGGCGCTGCGCCGAGATGTTCGCCGCTGGCTTGGTGGAAGAAGCCCGCCGTCTCCTCGCCTGCTATGGCCGCGTCAAGGCCCTCGACTCTCTCGGCTACCGGCAAGCGCTCAGCGTCATCGACGGCGAAGCTGATCTCCCCGCCGCCGTCGCCGCAGCCCAGCAGGGCCATCGAAACTACGCAAAGCGCCAGCTCACTTGGTTCCGCCGTGAGCCCGACGTGCACTGGATCGAAGCCTTCGGCGACGATCCAGCCACGCTTGCTACCGTCAAGCAGATAGTAGAAGCATCGCAGTGCGGCCCAACACCGTGA
- a CDS encoding MSCRAMM family protein, whose amino-acid sequence MKSAPILLVLCILVPASFCQQKRAARPATTTVSGHVYCADTNSPARKASVILQPADQIDAIRPGEDQHISSRGEMAQTLLDGSFTIAHVEPGTYYVIATQQGYVSPLTSVYVPPAGQPTSDPAKPKKPVMTAPRIVVQSNLPVSVNVSIERGAAVSGAILYDDGSPAVGVHVSILVHAKDSWTALPSSPVASQSYASGTDDQGRYRISGLPAGEYLLEASLSLQGMHYKVDEHNGTSVGTWPIYSLSFYGNGSSRRKDGTPIKVGPGEEVGGQDIQIPLTRLHTIRGSLVAAHDGHILNGGKLSILYADDRSEAGHTTVSKDDNTFTFAFVPEGDYILRADGVDNNYVEVAEGPDAWPPTHTEPKLLRSYGTAEQPIHVAGELTGVTVSAPDPPAPTARPALR is encoded by the coding sequence ATGAAATCCGCGCCTATCCTGCTCGTCCTCTGCATTCTGGTCCCCGCCTCGTTTTGCCAGCAGAAACGGGCAGCGCGCCCCGCCACCACTACGGTCTCAGGCCACGTCTACTGCGCGGACACCAACTCCCCGGCGCGCAAGGCCAGCGTCATTCTGCAACCCGCCGACCAGATCGACGCCATCCGCCCCGGCGAAGACCAGCACATTTCCTCCCGCGGCGAGATGGCCCAGACCCTGCTCGATGGCAGCTTCACTATCGCCCATGTCGAACCCGGCACCTACTACGTCATCGCCACGCAGCAGGGCTACGTCTCCCCGCTGACCTCCGTCTATGTCCCGCCCGCCGGCCAACCCACGTCGGACCCGGCGAAGCCAAAGAAGCCCGTCATGACGGCTCCGCGTATCGTCGTCCAGTCCAATCTCCCGGTCTCGGTCAATGTCAGCATTGAGCGCGGCGCTGCCGTCAGCGGCGCTATCCTCTACGACGATGGCAGCCCCGCCGTCGGCGTTCACGTTTCCATTCTCGTCCACGCAAAAGATAGCTGGACGGCACTCCCCAGCAGCCCCGTCGCCAGCCAGTCCTACGCCTCAGGAACAGACGACCAGGGCCGCTACCGCATCAGTGGATTGCCCGCCGGCGAATATCTGCTCGAGGCCTCGCTCAGCCTCCAAGGCATGCACTACAAGGTCGACGAGCATAACGGCACCAGCGTCGGCACCTGGCCCATCTACTCGCTGTCCTTCTACGGCAATGGCAGCTCGCGCCGCAAAGACGGCACCCCCATAAAGGTCGGCCCGGGCGAAGAAGTCGGCGGGCAGGACATTCAGATTCCGCTCACCAGGCTGCACACCATTCGCGGCAGCCTCGTCGCCGCTCACGATGGCCACATCCTCAACGGAGGCAAGCTCTCTATCCTCTACGCAGACGACCGCTCCGAGGCCGGACACACCACCGTCTCCAAGGACGACAACACCTTTACTTTCGCTTTTGTCCCGGAGGGCGATTACATCCTCCGCGCTGACGGCGTCGACAACAACTACGTCGAGGTTGCGGAAGGGCCCGACGCGTGGCCGCCCACCCACACCGAACCCAAGCTCCTGCGCAGCTACGGCACCGCCGAGCAGCCTATCCACGTAGCAGGCGAACTCACCGGCGTCACCGTCTCCGCCCCTGACCCCCCGGCGCCGACCGCGCGACCAGCCCTTCGATAG
- a CDS encoding zinc-ribbon domain containing protein, which produces MEFQDRILKCVDCGEEFVFTAGEQLFFHDKQFKNDPKRCKQCKAKRANGGPRVRTETRTHCSACGEETTVPFRPTQGRPVLCRSCFQKAQTGQLPHAAPSAQH; this is translated from the coding sequence ATGGAATTTCAGGATCGTATCCTCAAGTGCGTAGACTGCGGTGAAGAGTTCGTCTTCACTGCCGGTGAGCAGCTTTTCTTCCACGATAAACAGTTTAAAAACGACCCTAAGCGCTGCAAGCAATGCAAGGCTAAGCGTGCAAATGGGGGTCCGCGCGTTCGTACTGAGACGCGTACCCACTGCTCGGCCTGTGGCGAGGAGACAACTGTCCCCTTCCGCCCCACGCAGGGCAGGCCAGTTCTGTGCCGTTCCTGTTTTCAAAAGGCACAGACAGGGCAGTTGCCGCACGCAGCTCCCTCTGCGCAGCACTAA
- the purD gene encoding phosphoribosylamine--glycine ligase produces MKVLILGSGGREHALAWAVSRSQRVTEVVCAPGNGGMAQIARCIPADLNSVESMVAVVEAEQPGLTVVGPELPLSLGIVDTLQARGFRVFGPSREAAMLETSKGFAKRFLQRHQIPTAHYAVCTSPAELEKAIEMFHPPVVVKADGLAAGKGVLICETRAAALEAANNLFSGALLGTHEQQVVIEEFLQGDEVSFLCLSDGQHVAPLVPAQDHKRIGEGDTGPNTGGMGVFSTDKLLEPAMQEWILHHIAQPTIQGMAAEDTPFVGVLYVGLMMTAKGPQVLEFNARFGDPETQAILMRLESDLVEALEACVEGRLSDTELRWSAGASACVIASSGGYPGAYKTGFTITGLEAAARIPGVQVFHSGTAVKDGQVVTSGGRVLGVTAVGEGLEQALASAYQALGEIRFEGMYYRRDIAHRALRRSR; encoded by the coding sequence ATGAAAGTCCTGATCCTTGGTTCCGGCGGTCGCGAGCACGCTCTGGCGTGGGCGGTGTCGCGCAGTCAGCGTGTTACAGAAGTGGTTTGCGCTCCCGGCAACGGCGGCATGGCGCAGATCGCGCGCTGCATTCCCGCCGATTTGAACAGCGTGGAGTCGATGGTCGCGGTGGTTGAAGCGGAGCAGCCGGGCCTCACCGTTGTGGGTCCGGAGCTGCCGCTCTCGCTCGGAATTGTCGATACACTTCAGGCGCGCGGGTTCCGGGTGTTCGGGCCGAGCCGCGAGGCCGCCATGCTGGAGACCAGCAAGGGATTCGCCAAGCGATTTCTGCAGCGGCACCAGATTCCGACGGCGCATTATGCCGTGTGCACCAGCCCGGCTGAGTTGGAGAAGGCTATCGAGATGTTCCACCCGCCGGTAGTGGTGAAGGCCGATGGACTGGCCGCGGGGAAGGGCGTGCTTATCTGCGAGACGCGCGCGGCGGCGCTGGAAGCGGCCAACAATCTCTTTTCCGGCGCCCTGCTGGGCACGCACGAGCAGCAGGTTGTAATCGAGGAGTTCCTGCAGGGAGATGAGGTCAGTTTCCTGTGTCTGAGCGACGGCCAGCACGTTGCGCCGCTGGTTCCGGCGCAGGATCACAAGCGCATTGGCGAGGGCGATACGGGGCCGAATACCGGAGGGATGGGGGTCTTCTCCACCGACAAACTGCTTGAGCCGGCGATGCAGGAGTGGATTCTGCACCACATCGCGCAGCCGACCATTCAGGGAATGGCCGCCGAGGACACGCCGTTTGTCGGCGTTCTTTACGTGGGGCTGATGATGACAGCGAAGGGGCCGCAGGTGCTGGAGTTCAATGCGCGCTTTGGCGATCCGGAGACGCAGGCGATCCTGATGCGGTTGGAAAGCGACCTGGTGGAGGCGCTGGAGGCCTGCGTTGAGGGCCGGCTCTCGGATACGGAGCTACGCTGGTCGGCGGGCGCCTCGGCGTGCGTTATCGCCAGTTCCGGAGGATACCCTGGGGCGTACAAAACCGGCTTCACGATCACAGGCCTGGAGGCGGCTGCGCGTATTCCGGGCGTGCAGGTGTTCCACTCGGGCACGGCCGTGAAGGACGGGCAGGTGGTCACCAGCGGCGGACGCGTACTGGGCGTGACAGCTGTCGGCGAGGGACTGGAGCAGGCGCTGGCGAGTGCGTACCAGGCTCTAGGCGAGATCCGGTTCGAGGGAATGTACTATCGGCGTGACATTGCACACCGCGCCCTTCGACGTTCCCGCTGA
- the lpdA gene encoding dihydrolipoyl dehydrogenase, giving the protein MAEDTGIIYDVAIIGSGPAGYTAAIRGGQYGLKVALIEADPSLGGTCLHVGCIPTKALLFNAEIWDYLKEAAEYGITGIGTPQLDWAAVQTRKSSIVTKHTKGLDFLMKKNKVTVVRGYGRLTGPAVDGVHTVDLEASDGAKQQLKAKNILLATGSEARMLFGLKPDDRILTNIEMLSVAQPPKSLIVIGAGAVGVEFSSIFRSFGTEVTIVEFLPRLVPVEDEDISKELTRQFKKRNIDVNTASTVQSIEKTDAGVKVTWTTANGQTRDKEAEKVLVAVGRAPRTANVGIEKTKIELDRGFVKVDETQQTAEPGIYAIGDIVAGLPQLAHVGAMSGIVAMAKIAGRKFRPVRRDRIPGCTYTDPQIGSAGLTEAQAKEKGYEVKIGKFPFAGNSKATIVDSHDGFVKIVADAKYGELLGVHIIGPQATELIAEAIAVMELEGTVDELMFTIHAHPTLSEAMLDAYAAVEGMAINA; this is encoded by the coding sequence TTGGCTGAAGATACCGGCATCATTTACGACGTGGCAATCATCGGCAGCGGTCCGGCAGGATACACGGCAGCCATCCGCGGTGGGCAATACGGGCTGAAGGTCGCGCTCATCGAAGCGGACCCGAGTCTGGGCGGAACCTGCCTGCACGTGGGCTGCATTCCCACCAAGGCCCTGCTCTTCAACGCCGAAATCTGGGACTACCTCAAAGAGGCCGCCGAGTACGGCATCACCGGCATCGGCACCCCGCAGCTTGACTGGGCCGCGGTGCAGACGCGCAAGAGCAGCATCGTCACCAAGCACACCAAGGGCCTCGACTTCCTGATGAAGAAGAACAAGGTCACGGTGGTGCGCGGATACGGCCGGCTCACCGGCCCCGCCGTTGATGGCGTCCACACCGTCGATCTCGAAGCGTCCGATGGCGCAAAACAGCAGCTCAAAGCAAAGAACATCCTGCTCGCGACCGGCTCCGAAGCGCGTATGCTGTTCGGCCTCAAGCCCGACGACCGCATCCTCACCAACATCGAAATGCTCTCCGTCGCACAGCCGCCCAAGTCGCTCATCGTCATTGGTGCGGGCGCCGTAGGCGTCGAGTTCAGCTCCATCTTCCGCAGCTTCGGCACCGAGGTCACCATCGTCGAATTCCTGCCGCGCCTCGTTCCTGTCGAAGACGAGGACATCTCCAAAGAGCTCACCCGCCAGTTCAAGAAGCGCAACATCGACGTCAACACCGCCAGCACCGTGCAGTCGATTGAGAAGACCGACGCCGGCGTGAAGGTTACCTGGACAACCGCCAACGGCCAGACCCGCGACAAGGAAGCCGAAAAGGTCCTCGTCGCCGTAGGCCGCGCCCCGCGCACCGCCAATGTCGGTATTGAGAAGACCAAAATCGAGCTCGACCGCGGCTTCGTCAAAGTCGACGAGACTCAGCAGACCGCCGAGCCCGGCATCTACGCCATCGGCGACATCGTCGCCGGCCTCCCGCAGCTCGCCCACGTGGGCGCCATGAGCGGGATTGTGGCAATGGCCAAAATCGCCGGCCGCAAATTCCGCCCCGTCCGCCGCGACCGCATCCCGGGATGCACCTACACTGATCCGCAGATCGGTTCAGCAGGCCTTACGGAAGCACAGGCGAAGGAAAAGGGCTACGAGGTCAAGATCGGCAAGTTCCCGTTTGCCGGCAACTCCAAAGCCACCATCGTCGACAGCCACGATGGATTCGTCAAGATCGTCGCGGATGCGAAGTATGGCGAACTGCTGGGCGTGCACATCATCGGCCCGCAGGCCACGGAACTCATTGCGGAAGCTATCGCTGTAATGGAGCTGGAAGGGACGGTGGATGAGCTGATGTTCACCATCCACGCACACCCCACGCTCAGCGAGGCGATGCTCGATGCCTACGCGGCCGTGGAGGGGATGGCCATCAACGCGTAG
- the hpnI gene encoding bacteriohopanetetrol glucosamine biosynthesis glycosyltransferase HpnI encodes MPHALAQAVELVTTVLTVAGMGYFFAALLAAFVFLGKRRAAEGFAPGVTILKSLKGLDPAMLDAFRSHCRQDYAGEYELLFGVSSAEDPAAAAVAELQKEFPERAIRLVVCPERLGTNGKVSTLAQLIPHARFEYLLINDSDITVSARYLSRVMGKFQGQGTSDKGQKPVGLVTALYRGRPHGSLWSKLEALGIATDFQPSVLLARWIEGGLRYGLGSTLAVSREALAAIGGIETLVDHLADDYELGARIYKAGYAIALSREVVETSVPDYNRRGFFDHQMRWYRTVRDARPGGYVGLVFTLGLGWALLNVVASGASLLSVWLLAMSFFLRLALAMAVAANVLGDHYVLPNLWLLPLRDVIAMGTWVAGFAGNTIVWRGERFEVKDGKLSAADRS; translated from the coding sequence ATGCCGCACGCTTTGGCACAGGCCGTGGAGCTGGTAACCACGGTGCTGACCGTGGCGGGGATGGGCTATTTCTTCGCAGCCTTGCTGGCTGCGTTCGTTTTTTTGGGGAAGAGACGGGCGGCGGAGGGCTTCGCGCCGGGAGTGACGATTCTGAAGTCGTTGAAGGGGCTGGATCCGGCGATGCTGGACGCGTTCCGCAGCCACTGCCGGCAGGATTATGCGGGCGAGTACGAGCTGTTATTCGGGGTTTCGTCGGCGGAGGATCCGGCGGCTGCGGCGGTCGCGGAGCTGCAGAAGGAGTTTCCGGAGCGGGCGATCCGGCTGGTTGTCTGCCCGGAGCGGCTGGGCACCAACGGCAAGGTCAGCACGCTGGCGCAGCTGATTCCACATGCGCGGTTTGAGTATCTGCTCATCAATGACTCGGACATTACGGTGTCGGCTCGGTATTTGTCGCGCGTGATGGGGAAGTTCCAGGGACAAGGGACAAGCGACAAGGGACAGAAGCCGGTGGGGCTGGTGACCGCTTTGTATCGCGGGCGGCCGCATGGGTCGCTGTGGTCAAAGCTGGAGGCGCTGGGGATTGCTACGGACTTCCAGCCGAGCGTGCTGCTGGCAAGGTGGATCGAAGGCGGGCTGCGCTATGGGCTGGGTTCGACGCTGGCGGTGAGCCGCGAGGCGCTGGCGGCGATTGGCGGCATTGAGACGCTGGTGGATCACCTCGCCGATGACTACGAGCTGGGAGCGCGGATTTACAAGGCCGGCTACGCGATTGCCTTGAGCCGCGAAGTGGTGGAGACGAGTGTTCCGGACTACAACCGGCGCGGGTTTTTCGATCACCAGATGCGGTGGTATCGCACGGTGCGGGACGCGCGGCCGGGCGGCTACGTGGGGCTGGTGTTCACGCTGGGGCTGGGATGGGCACTGCTGAATGTGGTGGCCAGTGGGGCGAGCCTGCTGAGCGTTTGGCTGCTGGCGATGAGCTTCTTTCTGCGGCTGGCGCTTGCCATGGCGGTGGCGGCGAATGTGCTGGGTGACCACTATGTTTTGCCGAACCTGTGGCTGCTGCCGCTGCGCGACGTGATCGCGATGGGCACGTGGGTGGCGGGCTTTGCAGGCAATACGATTGTGTGGCGTGGCGAGCGGTTTGAAGTGAAGGACGGCAAGCTGAGCGCTGCGGATCGGTCTTGA
- a CDS encoding phosphatase PAP2 family protein, which translates to MTRKISIFVVLVFSALTAGWSQATATLPNAPTAVTDDEAGTLRNLPMNFLRDQGAIWTSPIHLNEKRALGAVVLVGATTLLITTDHQVMSEHLHDASMNHTADQASTGLTGMFLAAPIAYYGIGALKADEHAKETGVLSAEAMLDSVAVNEVIKIISRRERPTINDAKGEFFQPNVNFDSSFASNHSTIAWSAATVIASEYNGWATQLAAYSLATGVSLTRVASRNHFPSDVVVGSAVGWMIGRYVHHKHHRASVYR; encoded by the coding sequence ATGACTCGCAAGATATCTATATTTGTTGTTCTGGTGTTCTCTGCCCTGACCGCCGGATGGTCCCAAGCGACGGCGACGCTGCCGAACGCTCCCACGGCAGTGACTGACGATGAGGCTGGGACGCTGCGCAATCTGCCGATGAACTTCCTGCGCGACCAGGGCGCCATCTGGACGAGCCCGATTCACCTGAACGAGAAGCGCGCGCTGGGGGCGGTCGTCCTGGTGGGAGCGACTACCCTGCTGATCACGACCGACCACCAGGTGATGTCGGAGCATCTGCACGACGCCTCGATGAACCATACCGCCGATCAGGCGTCCACCGGGTTGACCGGTATGTTTCTCGCAGCGCCGATAGCCTACTACGGAATCGGGGCTTTGAAGGCTGACGAGCACGCCAAGGAGACAGGCGTGCTGAGCGCCGAGGCGATGCTCGACAGCGTCGCCGTGAACGAAGTGATCAAGATCATCTCGCGGCGCGAACGCCCCACGATCAATGATGCCAAGGGCGAATTCTTCCAGCCCAACGTGAACTTCGACTCCTCGTTTGCGTCGAACCACTCCACCATTGCCTGGTCAGCGGCCACGGTGATTGCGTCGGAGTACAACGGGTGGGCCACACAGTTGGCGGCTTACTCCCTGGCCACCGGCGTGAGCCTGACGCGGGTAGCCAGCCGCAACCACTTCCCGTCGGATGTGGTGGTGGGTTCGGCCGTGGGATGGATGATCGGCCGGTATGTGCACCACAAGCACCACCGGGCCTCAGTGTATCGGTGA
- the msrA gene encoding peptide-methionine (S)-S-oxide reductase MsrA — MSIEKATFGAGCFWGVEAKFAAMPGVTATAVGYEGGKLDNPSYKDVCTDQTGHAEVVELDFDNEKISFEQLLDAFFELHDPTTMNRQGPDWGTQYRSAVFFHSPEQEQQAKAKIEQLADEYKPKRIVTQVVPAETFWRAEEYHQRYLEKRGLASCHI; from the coding sequence ATGAGTATTGAGAAGGCGACGTTTGGGGCGGGGTGTTTCTGGGGTGTGGAGGCGAAGTTCGCGGCCATGCCGGGAGTGACGGCGACCGCCGTGGGCTATGAGGGCGGCAAGCTCGACAATCCCAGCTACAAGGATGTGTGCACCGATCAGACGGGGCACGCGGAGGTTGTGGAACTGGACTTCGACAACGAGAAGATCAGCTTTGAGCAGCTTCTGGATGCTTTCTTCGAGCTGCACGATCCAACCACGATGAATCGGCAGGGGCCTGACTGGGGAACGCAGTACCGGTCGGCGGTGTTCTTCCACTCGCCGGAGCAGGAACAGCAGGCCAAGGCGAAGATTGAGCAGCTTGCCGACGAGTACAAGCCGAAGCGGATTGTGACGCAGGTGGTGCCGGCGGAGACGTTCTGGAGAGCCGAGGAGTATCACCAGCGGTATCTGGAAAAGCGCGGGTTGGCTAGCTGCCATATTTAA
- a CDS encoding gamma carbonic anhydrase family protein, with protein MIRSYRGISPRIAAGCYIDLSAQVLGDVTLGENSSVWMNAVLRGDVNSIRIGANSNVQDCSVLHGQRYLYPVTVGDWVTVGHNATVHGCVVEDACLIGMGVTILNNCRIGEGSIIAAGAVLPEHTVVPPRTLWAGVPGKMRRDLGEEDRKLILMYAQNYLDYTAIYLAEEAGKPLEAAPDLGVSS; from the coding sequence ATGATTCGCAGCTATCGGGGCATTTCGCCCCGCATTGCGGCCGGCTGCTACATCGATCTGTCGGCCCAGGTGCTGGGTGACGTCACGTTGGGCGAAAACTCTTCGGTATGGATGAATGCGGTGCTGCGCGGGGACGTGAACTCGATCCGTATTGGCGCGAACTCGAACGTACAAGATTGCTCTGTTCTTCACGGCCAGCGCTACTTGTATCCAGTCACCGTCGGCGACTGGGTAACCGTTGGCCATAACGCGACGGTCCACGGGTGCGTCGTTGAAGATGCTTGCCTGATCGGAATGGGCGTGACGATCCTGAACAACTGTCGGATTGGGGAAGGCTCGATCATCGCGGCAGGCGCCGTTTTGCCTGAGCACACGGTTGTGCCGCCGCGTACGCTGTGGGCGGGGGTGCCGGGCAAAATGCGCCGCGACCTGGGCGAGGAGGATCGCAAGCTGATCCTGATGTACGCGCAGAACTACCTCGATTACACAGCCATCTATCTGGCCGAAGAAGCCGGCAAGCCGCTGGAGGCTGCGCCGGATCTGGGCGTGAGTTCGTAA
- the rpsU gene encoding 30S ribosomal protein S21 has protein sequence MAEVRVQEGEPLENALRRFKRKVQQEDIIKEVKRHSYYLKPGEKRRVKAALARKRNRKKARKEQD, from the coding sequence TTGGCAGAGGTTCGCGTACAGGAAGGCGAGCCGCTCGAAAATGCGCTGCGCCGGTTTAAGCGCAAGGTCCAGCAGGAGGACATCATCAAGGAAGTTAAGCGTCACTCCTACTACCTCAAGCCCGGCGAAAAGCGCCGCGTCAAGGCTGCCTTGGCGCGCAAGCGGAATCGTAAGAAGGCTCGTAAAGAGCAGGATTAA